The genomic stretch GGTTTGCAGTTCTTTATCAAAATGTGCCGAATTTGCCTTATCCACCGTTAAAACTCTCTGGCACACGTCGGTAGAACGCGGTGAAACAAATGTAGAGTTTTCTAGTAGCAGAAAATTAATAACACAAGAGTTCATTCTTAGATGTCTCTTTCGTCAATAGTAATAGCCAACGTTCCTCTTCCTACTCTACCCATCTACGCAACCCAAATCCGTTCTAATCCTAATCCTAAAAAGTGTCTGTGTGTgtgtatacacatatatatattcctaAAAAAGGGTCCAGCCTAAGAGATGCTACCGGCAAGATGTgttcattttttttccttttaatgtCTGTATAAGGGTCTGTTTAGATTCACTATCAGATATTGGTTAGTTAGATAATAGCTTATAAATTATATCTAATATTAGCTAGCTAACTATTATCTACCTATTACATGAAGATGGTGTACACGGACATGCATGGATGGTTGGTCAAACAACTCAGGTACATGTATGAGGTTTATAAATActttataaatacacataaataaatctataactaagttacaaATGATCCAATGAATATGATATTTTTACTATAGTTCAAGTATACAATAATTAGTCCATCAtaaattttaccacaattgtATCATAGAAACTGCAACTATAAATTAATTAGAGAAAATATAAATCCAAAGTTAAaacaaaaaatttgtactagagCATATTATATTACATATTTACTATGTAGACTTACTCATGTGGaatccaaaaaaattatattttttattttatgatttatttgtgatttactataaattttttaaaaaatcaattgaaataaataaaaaaacaaaatcgTCTTTGAAAACTGACCGAACGGTTTTGAAAATTCAGTTGGTTTAACCGGTTTAAGAGTTCGTGAGGAAGACGGTAATGAATCCCTTTTTAAACGGACGCGGGATCCATCGTCGATCCCAAGTTCCAGCCCGCGGACCCGCCGCACGATCGCCAAAGCCCCCAAGCAAACATGGCGTTGCGACCAGCGACCATCCGCCTCTCCCCTGCTGCCGCCGGCGTGATTTCCCGACCCACCACGCGTAGGAGCGCCGCCAGTGCCCTCCGCTTGGTCCCGGATGGCTCTTGCAGGCGAGCAAGGAAGCTGCGATTGTGCTGTGCTCCGGAGGACGACGAGTGGTGGGCGACGCCGGTGCGGCCGGAGGATCTGGTGGAGCCGACGGGGCATGGCGCGGAGGAGGTGATCGCTATACGAGACGCTCTGGTCGGGGACCCTCTCCGACCCGTCTCGCTCGCCTTCCAGGAGATCGTGGCCACCGGCGGAAACATCTTCCGCTGCCGCTGCTTCCACGCCGGCGTAATGTCAGGTTACCGTCTCAACCCTCTTGCCTGGACAAAGTCTTGTGATATTACGATAGCACACCTTATTACCTGCAGCTGTATGGACTGTCACCAAACAATACTCACCACCGGCACCGAGGCAGTAACTGCTGATGCATTAGATTATGACACATAATTTTCTGAAAAGATTGTGTGTTTCTGAGCAGGTACCTTGCTTCTTGTGGCCGGTATTTGTCAGCTCTACAAAGTGGCTCCAAACCTTTTCATGGACATCGTTCTTGCATATATGTTCTACAAATTGAGCGTTTTAGCAGCAGAGCTGAAAAGAAACGGGAAAGCTAACAACATATGTGCTCGGATTCAGTGTGGTGAGTTCAACAAGTCATTACCATATATTTGCTGACAAAGAAAGTTTCAGCACAAAGAACTGTTAAGTTCTCCAATATCAATCGTACCTGTGTGTGATGTGATGGCAAATCCAAACGACATGCCcacaaaaaatagaaaactgTGTATATTAATCCAATAAAATTAATGAGTAGGAACCAAAATTGAAAAATAACCTTCGATACAGATCAATTAGTTTTATAGTATCATGGAACTGCTAAAAAAAATGCTAAAGCACATCGAACTGCTCAGATTTCACTTTCCAGTTCTGATTTCAGCATTTTATTTCCCGATTCTCCCCCCAATTACTACAGTTCACTGTTCTTATTGTACGCATTAGTTCAACAACTGTTAAAAAGGTGCCTGCTCCATAGTCCATACAGAATACACACTTCAATTTTGGTTGTGGAATTCCATATGTCTGCGAATTATTTTAGCTTtaattaaaaatatatatatatttggtacTGCAAGTTATGCAGCTAGCTGATTTCACATTGCTTCCTTTCCATTTCAGTTCTCATGGCTATTTTGTTCTACAAATATAACAATCCTACCAAGGTACAATTTATTCCCTCCTCTTGATAAGGAttgtcttttattttttatagatTGGCGAACCTTATTATTTTATTTGCATTCTTATTATTGTAGGACTCTTACTACCACTTCACTGAGTTTATCTGGTTAGTAgttgggttttttttttcttttcttcctttCTCTTTAATTTCTCTATCATACATTTGCTATAGATTATATATCACATTATTGCACGATACCTAGTAGAAACTAACGTTCTTCTAGTAGAATGTAACATATAATTTCAATGTCAAACTATAATCAATGTAATAGATTATAATAAAAAGCTAAAGAAAAGAACACTATTCTCTGTAAACTCTTTGTTGTTTGCTCTTAAGGCATTTGTGTTTGGATTTACAATCCTAAATAAGGCCTGTAAGTTCTTCTGTTTCATGCATCATTCATTAAATCGGCACCATGTGTATACCAGCATCGAACTTATAGATTTCTCAATGCATTTCCCCTACTATCTGTATTTAGTTTTTATCATGCTCTGCAGGGGCATTACTATCCTTGTGTATTCATGCACGGTGTACTATGAATGCATTGGCCTCAAGCATCCAAGACATCATCTGGAAGCAATGTTCAAGACAATTCTAACAACCAAAGGTGGTTTGATAAAGGTGCTGAAGCGTTTGTACTGGGAGTTGATAAATTAGAGAGTATTCACTTTCTCAAGACAATGACAAGAAGTAATTTTTGTATGCACACTTGTACTTCATTAACGAGAACATATGTTTCAGTGAAGTATCTCCTAAAGATTTCGTGAATCTTTCT from Sorghum bicolor cultivar BTx623 chromosome 3, Sorghum_bicolor_NCBIv3, whole genome shotgun sequence encodes the following:
- the LOC8059153 gene encoding uncharacterized protein LOC8059153 isoform X1, yielding MALRPATIRLSPAAAGVISRPTTRRSAASALRLVPDGSCRRARKLRLCCAPEDDEWWATPVRPEDLVEPTGHGAEEVIAIRDALVGDPLRPVSLAFQEIVATGGNIFRCRCFHAGVMSGTLLLVAGICQLYKVAPNLFMDIVLAYMFYKLSVLAAELKRNGKANNICARIQCVLMAILFYKYNNPTKDSYYHFTEFIWGITILVYSCTVYYECIGLKHPRHHLEAMFKTILTTKGGLIKVLKRLYWELIN
- the LOC8059153 gene encoding uncharacterized protein LOC8059153 isoform X2, with the translated sequence MALRPATIRLSPAAAGVISRPTTRRSAASALRLVPDGSCRRARKLRLCCAPEDDEWWATPVRPEDLVEPTGHGAEEVIAIRDALVGDPLRPVSLAFQEIVATGGNIFRCRCFHAGVMSGTLLLVAGICQLYKVAPNLFMDIVLAYMFYKLSVLAAELKRNGKANNICARIQCVLMAILFYKYNNPTKGHYYPCVFMHGVL